The following are encoded together in the Lepidochelys kempii isolate rLepKem1 chromosome 7, rLepKem1.hap2, whole genome shotgun sequence genome:
- the STK32C gene encoding serine/threonine-protein kinase 32C isoform X1 codes for MYAMKYMNKQQCIERDEVRNVFRELEILQEIEHVFLVNLWYSFQDEEDMFMVVDLLLGGDLRYHLQQNVQFTEETVKLYICEMALALDYLRSQHIIHRDVKPDNILLDEQGHAHLTDFNIATIIRDGERATALAGTKPYMAPEIFHSFLNGGTGYSFEVDWWSLGVMAYELLRGWRPYDIHSSNPVESLIQLFSTVSVQYSSVWSKEIVALLRKLLTVNPEHRFSGLTDVQTSAYLSNVIWDDVCEKKVEPGFVPNKGRLHCDPTFELEEMILESRPLHKKKKRLAKNKSRDNSKDSSQSENDYLQECLEAIQQDFVIFNREKLKRSQDQMNESISPPETTDEAETEAESENSNLNMCSSVCSSTGSS; via the exons ATGTATGCTATGAAGTACATGAACAAACAACAATGCATCGAAAGAGATGAGGTTCGAAACGTGTTTAGAGAATTAGAGATCCTGCAGGAAATTGAACATGTATTCTTGGTGAATCTCTG GTACTCTTTTCAGGACGAAGAAGACATGTTTATGGTAGTGGATTTACTCCTAGGTGGTGATCTACGGTATCATCTACAGCAAAATGTTCAATTCACGGAGGAAACAGTGAAGCTTTATATTTGTGAGATGGCACTAGCTCTAGACTATTTACGAAGTCAGCATATTATTCACAG AGATGTAAAACCAGACAACATTCTTCTAGACGAGCAag GTCATGCACACCTAACAGATTTTAATATTGCAACAATAATCAGAGATGGTGAAAGAGCAACTGCGCTAGCTGGAACCAAACCATATATGG cTCCAGAAATTTTTCACTCTTTTCTGAATGGTGGGACAGGCTACTCCTTTGAAGTTGATTGGTGGTCTTTAGGAGTGATGGCTTATGAACTTCTTCGTGGATGG AGACCCTACGACATCCATTCCAGTAACCCAGTAGAGTCTTTAATTCAGCTGTTTAGTACTGTAAGTGTGCAGTATTCATCAGTATGGTCAAAAGAAATTGTTGCTTTATTGAGAAAG CTATTGACGGTGAACCCTGAGCATCGATTTTCCGGCCTCACTGACGTTCAAACTTCAGCTTACTTATCAAATGTCATCTGGGATGATGTCTGTGAGAAGAAGGTGGAGCCAGGCTTTGTTCCTAAT AAAGGCCGTCTGCATTGCGATCCCACCTTTGAGCTAGAAGAAATGATCCTGGAGTCAAGACCCTTgcataaaaagaagaaaagacttGCAAAAAACAAGTCTAGGGACAACAGCAAGGACAGCTCACAGTCA gaaaatgactATCTCCAGGAATGCCTCGAAGCAATCCAGCAAGACTTTgtcatttttaacagagagaa GTTGAAGAGGAGTCAAGATCAAATGAATGAATCTATTTCTCCTCCTGAAACTACAGATGAAGCCGAGACAGAAGCCGAATCTGAGAATTCCAATTTAAACATGTGTAGCTCAGTATGTTCTTCTACAGGCAGCAGCTAG